cggaaataaaaatatgccttACTTTCTAAATCAGAGGCTGTAGAGTTGGATCATAACCAAACCATAACAGACATTCTCACAGCGCAGATAAACAGTTAAATACAGAAACTTCACAGTTTCTCACCAAAGCAGTGCTCTTCAGGTCTGACTGTGACAGTCTTATTACTGACAGGGTTTGTTGCCACGCagctgtagggggcgctgttcgtTTCTATCTCCAGAGGGACGGACAGGGGGGAGCTGAAATTAGGGCTGCTGGTGTGGGACAgtgtctgcccctctctgtgccAGGACAGGGTGACCCCTCTCCCATTctccacagagcacagcacactgcagctggGTTTCATCTTGTTCCTGCTGGACACCAGTGGTCTGGGTACTGGATCTGTGGAGAGATATAACAGCAGGGAGGGACTTCAACACTGACCAGTAACATTGACCtctaactccactctgtgtgtgagccttcaacactgacccctaactccactctgtctgtgagccttcaacactgaccgataacactgacccctaactccactctgtgtgtaagccttcaacactgaccagtaacactgacccctaactccactctgtgtgtgagccttcaacactaaccagtaacactgacccctaactccactctgtgtgtgagccttcaacactaaccagtaacactgacccctaactccactctgtctgtgagcattcaacactgacccctaactccactATGTGTAtgagccttcaacactgacccctaactccactctgtgtgagcCGTCAACACTGACCCCAAACtctactctgtgtgtgagccttcaacactgaccagtaacactgacccctaactccactctgtgtgtgagccttcaacactgaccagtaacactgacccctaactccactgtgtgtgagccttcaacactgaccagtaacactgacccctaactccactctgtgtgtgagtcttcaacactgacccctaactccactctgtgtgtgagccttcaacactgacgagtaacactgacccctaactccactctgtgtgtgagccttcaacactgacccctaactccactctgtgtgtgagccttcaacactgacgagtaacactgacccctaactccactctgtgtgtgagccttcaacactgacccctaactccactctgtgtgtgagccttcaacactgaccagtaacactgacccctaactccactctgtgtgtgagcctttgACACTCCCTCCAGAGATGGGCTCCTGTTGTCTCTGCCTGGTTTTCATGTCAGAGACtcaacatgcacatacattacatttcatttatttggcagacgtaCAATAAGTAAGGGTCAATCACATCACACAGCTGCCTCAGCACAGTTCAGCAGTACCAGGCGGagacacccaccccacacaaccAGCTGGTAGTTGTCGGTTTTGCCATCCTTGTGCTGTACCCCGTACTCTCCAGAGTCCCCCCTCCTCAGGTCAGTCAGGGAGAAGAGTCCAGTGCTGTTGTTCCACTGCAGCCGGGTGCCATAGCGGTCATCGGTGGGCTCGATCTCACCGGCCACTGTTGCAATTTCActcttatttttgaaaatgaagccAATCTCCTTCACCACTGAGGGGAAAGTGATCGTCTGTCCCAAAATGCCGTTCAGGATTTTCGATTGGACAGAGGTGACGCACACatctggagagagaggacagagggagagagtgggagggagagaaaccgAAGAaaagatggagggaaagagagaaagagtgggagacagaagagaggaagagaaagtgaggaaaagagagagagagtgggagggaaagagatacacaggaaagagggaggagagatggaaggagggaAACAGGAATGGGAGAAGAGGCAGCTGTAGTTTATCTTCGCTGTTGGTCTGTTTAACAgctcaaatggtaaatggactgtatttatatagcgcttttatccaaagtgctttacaattgatgcctctcattcaccaaagcagttaggggttaggtgtcttgctcagggacacttcgacacgcccagggcggggatcgaactggcaatcctctgactgccagacaaccacacttacttcctgagctatgtcgccccctcaTAGCTAAGTCACACAAAAGATGCAAAGCAGTTTGTGTTGTTAGGAGATGGGTCTGTTGTTATGGAAATGTTCtgcatatttatgatttttttttaaacaaatgaaccAAACATCAGACCTGGTTAAgatatacatttcaaaatgcaccTGGTACATGTTACTAACCAAACAGACCTCCCTCCCTAACAAGCATATAACAGTATAACTCCTCCTCTGTAATTGGTAGCTCACCGTATGTCTTTGTGCCACACATTATAAAGCTCACAGTATGTAACAGTATAACAGTCCCAGCTGCACTCTAACAGGTTTATAACAGTGTAACAGTCCTCTCTGCAATCAAACAGGTATATaaccaggggttaaattgggggtggatgTGGgtgtccacccacctttggtaaataaataaataattttgaataagttttacaaataactctgacaatccagtccattttttgtAGCTCCAGTCCacgtgttccctctagccattTACTCgttcaaccaatcaaaaattcgaagaaaaaaaaactcaggaacagttgtttatatagacagcacagaaagaaaaatatcattgATTGTCTTCATTGTTTGGAAGTGGAcacggtaggtaatttcattaacatgtcatttcatctatgcaacattttaaagaaagatgaataaacagcccccacgaacgccagCTATTATTAACAGTAAATTTTGATTGCTTGACCAAAATCAGCTGGTTGctggattgaatatttcccacatacaatctggcgactggtgagctgaaaattggtggggcgcaaaactttcctttaaactaatcattgatctcaacctgttttcattagtaattttcctttattatcaagcatgCCAACGAttggactaatcaaatggcaagtggcctaacacacagcgtcttcaagggtaaatcataaattcaatttgtccgttaaaaatttttttaatcaccaagtagtctacaattaacaaacaaaatacaccagtctgttatctaccgtgttacctttcagaataaccagcaaaaaacaaaacgtgcACTTCAATtctgtttacaatctacgcattgcatatatttgccatgaataggagtgcagagaaagaagtgcatgtatccacaaataatgttgattaaaaatgtgcacaatttcgtactgcaaattaaaataaatgtaggctataaggccaaGGCTActtgctaaaactgcctatttggggagagctggctatatatgatagtattgagtagcctattttgtggattaattgcattgatactcaaggaaaatcaggagAAGATTATGCTACTGCTTAgagattaaaacagatttttctaaatcatttaatctccctaacacaatgcgaagaagctgtgtgtcactttccaattgattaggcAGAtagtttgcatgcttgttaatcattgaaaattaaataaaactgtttgagatcaatgattagtttaacgGAAAGTTTCAGCTCGCCAGTCGCCgcttattttgtttcagttcgacagtttaagaaagatggataaaggaggaagaaagggaggacaaaagaggatgaccgattattttcgtgggtaaaaaaaattctcagcattaatgacactcaatagacttgaattattttatgtaaaagcttgcatcaatagtatacattcctTTTAAAACATCGATTTccttaattaaaattatgtgcacaatacattaaagatacaactattttaggctgagacattcattggtttgtaccttttttcacccacctcccaccggatctcagggtccagccacctcccaaatcccaattcaTTTTAACCCctgtatataacagtataacaggGCCCTACCTGCAATCAaacaggtatataacagtatagcAGAGTCCTACCTGCAATCAaacaggtatataacagtatagcAGAGTCCTACCTGCACTCTATcaggtatataacagtatagcAGAGTCATACCTGCACTCTaacaggtatataacagtatagTAAAGTCCTACCTGAACTCAaacaggtatataacagtataacagagTCCTACCTGCACTCTGacaggtatataacagtatagcAGAGTCATACCTGCACTCTaacaggtatataacagtatagTAGAGTCCTACCTGAACTCAaacaggtatataacagtataacagagTCCTACCTGCACTCTGacaggtatataacagtataaaaGGGTCCTACCTGAACTCAaacaggtatataacagtataacagagTCCTACCTGCACTCTGacaggtatataacagtataaaaGGGTCCTACCTGAACTCAaacaggtatataacagtataacaggGTCCTACCTGCAATCAAACAGGTATATAACAGAATAACGGCTGCTCTCATGTTGCTCTGAAATAAGGGTTTCACTGGCCGAAACTGCAGCTTGGACTTCCTGAATCTAAACTGCTTTCTTAGACCCCACCCTACCACATCACACCACAAACTCACACttatgcaggcacacacacacacgcacatgcacacacatgtacagacacacacacatgcacacacgcacacacacagacacacacacgcacacacacattttttcccaCAGATCATAAGGGAAAGCTCTATGATTTGCAAATATTTAGTAAGATTCTGAATTTACCCAATAAAAATTTGCCCAAATTGCGTGAGTGAAGGCTTGTAGATTTGATTCTGTCTTGTGCTGCTGCATGTACCACTGGTCAAGGTGGAGCTCACTGCAGTCAAACGCCCCTGCAGGGTAAATGCCCCTTGTGTACAATGGACATTTCCCATGGTACGTGCGTGAGCTAAGAAACACCTGTTAATACTGACAAAGCGCCGTTAGCCTGTTGCGGTTAAAGACCCCAGTGCTGCAAGCCTACACCACAGGCGGCGGGACGCTACAAAGGAACAGCCCTGTAGAGAACACAGCTCCCCATCTTCTACAGTTAGTGTGAAACGGGTTTCAGCGTGCAGTCTTATCAGGGAAACACGTGGTGTCAGCGGCCAGCCAAAATAAGCTGACACGACAGACCGAGTCTTTAACGCCGGGTCATTGGTCTCCACATTGATAAGACAAACCGGAAACCACGCGGAGAACCACAATCGTTTATATGCACAGTTCAACGACCGATGTTATCCACCTAATTCAGATCTTTTAATTCTATTTTTTGGGAAACCATATTAATTTTCGTATTTAATTTGCGCCCACTAAAGTGAACAATattgtttgtacattttaaccaaCCAAACACGACACGTCACAATTACTTGAAGTTACTGTCTGCggcaaattcattttaacgACGCCTTCAAGTAAACTTGGTGTTGTTGTCGGGGTCGTGCTAGGACAGGCAGTGGAGTGACAACCGCAAGATCGAGaaaccacagtgagtcagaacTTCTGCTGAATTTTCGCTGAAGTCGGTAAAATGCTCCTTTCACCCCAGACCTACTTTCCCTCATTTTAGTGTGTTGGTAATGAGAGCCTGACCGGTATGCtaatgctgtaaaaataaaagtaatagaaaaactgatttttacaaaatatcgctgaaaattacagtttaaaccagcctaaacagcctgggttttactcagtgttaTTCAGCTAACTCGGTAATCATGCTTCGCGAAATATGCCCCAACTTTAACCAGTCACAGGCCGGTTAAAACCAGCTAGAAGTGACGAACACTCATCTTAACCATCTTGAACCAGTTCAGAATCCCACAAGCCGCGCCTTTTCATTTCCATACGACtgctttttacatttacattgcaatgGCGTGTAGATGGTCAGAAATTCATGGATTGTTGAAGTGCTATGTGGCGTGGCAGGTGAGCGTGTTGTTTgtgtacaaaatataaaaattaattttaaaaaatcatttactATAAggatttttattactattttgctctgcccgccccccccccccccccccccaacaagtAAACATAGCCTACTTACAAAGAGCATATTACAAGGAATGCAGAGGAATATGCCAGTGTTTCTAAACACGTTTCTGCTTTtatcaaaaatatgtattttaggtGCACGCTTCAGTAATCAGTACTCATAACGCAAACCTCAACGGAAGCATTTTTAAGATCTCCAAAGTAGTTACATTTCTGAGCTGTGGGGGGCCTCTGGTGGTGTAATTCCGCATTGCAACTTGAGGCACGCAGCTCAGCGTGACGTCAGCACAGTTTACGCGAATATTCGGGTAAAAGAGAACCACGGTCGCACATCTTTTTCATTCAGGCATAGCAATCAAGTCCAGAGCGGGAGAGTTGgagttatttaaataatttttcaaacattttgcaAAATGCGGCAAAAAAGACCCTTTAAGATTTCAAGCTATGTGC
This region of Anguilla anguilla isolate fAngAng1 chromosome 5, fAngAng1.pri, whole genome shotgun sequence genomic DNA includes:
- the LOC118227656 gene encoding SLAM family member 6-like isoform X2, coding for MNWDLGGGWTLRSGGRWVKKDVCVTSVQSKILNGILGQTITFPSVVKEIGFIFKNKSEIATVAGEIEPTDDRYGTRLQWNNSTGLFSLTDLRRGDSGEYGVQHKDGKTDNYQLVVWDPVPRPLVSSRNKMKPSCSVLCSVENGRGVTLSWHREGQTLSHTSSPNFSSPLSVPLEIETNSAPYSCVATNPVSNKTVTVRPEEHCFGKSKQLSQDLRKSPVPNN
- the LOC118227656 gene encoding SLAM family member 6-like isoform X1; protein product: MNWDLGGGWTLRSGGRWVKKDVCVTSVQSKILNGILGQTITFPSVVKEIGFIFKNKSEIATVAGEIEPTDDRYGTRLQWNNSTGLFSLTDLRRGDSGEYGVQHKDGKTDNYQLVVWDPVPRPLVSSRNKMKPSCSVLCSVENGRGVTLSWHREGQTLSHTSSPNFSSPLSVPLEIETNSAPYSCVATNPVSNKTVTVRPEEHCFGHGSHDALLYIMFVLRLVEFVLVTLAVGLLIHQYRKGRILTLPSTERRRRRRSSETVTEL